One region of Gossypium raimondii isolate GPD5lz chromosome 6, ASM2569854v1, whole genome shotgun sequence genomic DNA includes:
- the LOC105773684 gene encoding RNA-binding protein involved in heterochromatin assembly dri1: MSWSGGDWMCAACQHQNFKKREACQRCGYPKYGGPDVSTYLYNRTEVMAGDWYCTAISCGAHNYASRTNCYRCGTVKNDYGGYSMMGSETSVPPGWKTGDWMCTRYGCGVHNYASRLECFKCKTPRDFGDA, from the exons atgagctGGTCTGGAGGAGATTGGATGTGTGCAGCATGCCAACACCAGAACTTTAAAAAGAGAGAAGCATGCCAACGCTGCGGGTACCCCAAGTACGGTGGCCCTGATGTATCGACTTACTTATACAACCGGACCGAAGTTATGGCCGGTGACTGGTATTGCACTGCCATCAGCTGTGGAGCTCACAACTACGCTAGCAGAACAAACTGTTATCGATGCGGTACCGTGAAAAACGATTATGGTGGTTATAGTATGATGGGTTCTGAGACCAGTGTTCCCCCTGGTTGGAAAACTGGCGATTGGATGTGCACTAG ATATGGGTGTGGAGTTCACAACTATGCTAGCAGGCTGGAGTGCTTCAAGTGCAAGACACCAAGGGATTTTG GGGATGCCTAG
- the LOC105773683 gene encoding NADH-cytochrome b5 reductase-like protein translates to MAATFFRRLSKATPATFNNAFRGQPKSGFAGFRFATIATVAGGISTYYCFSDSNLVHLDQVNEETGRKVALKSDKWLEFKLQDTARVSHNTHLFRFSFDPSAKLGLDVASCILTRAPLGQDAEGKTKYVIRPYTPISDPDAKGYFDLLIKVYPEGKMSQHFASLKPGDVVEVKGPIEKLRYSPNMKKHIGMIAGGTGITPMLQVIEAILKNPDDKTQVSLLYANVSPDDILLKQKLDILAASHPNLKVYYTVDNPTKTWKGGAGFISKDMVTKGLPGPAEDTLILVCGPPGMMEHISGGKAKDYSQGELTGILKELGYTEQMVYKF, encoded by the exons ATGGCTGCTACCTTCTTTAGGAGACTCTCCAAAGCCACTCCAGCTACCTTCAACAATGCATTTCGAGGTCAACCCAAGTCTGGTTTTGCTGGATTTCGCTTCGCTACCATCGCCACCGTTGCCGGTGGAATCTCTACTTACTACTGCTTCTCCGACTCAAATTTG GTTCATCTAGATCAAGTCAATGAAGAGACTGGTCGAAAAGTTG CTCTGAAATCTGATAAGTGGCTTGAATTTAAGTTGCAAGATACTGCAAGAGTTAGTCACAACACTCACTTGTTCAG GTTTTCATTTGATCCCTCTGCTAAGTTGGGATTGGATGTCGCTTCATGCATCCTTACTAG GGCTCCATTAGGACAAGATGCTGAAGGAAAAACCAAATATGTTATAAGACC GTATACTCCTATATCAGATCCAGATGCTAAGGGATACTTTGACTTATTAATCAAG gtgtatccagaaggaaaaatgaGTCAGCATTTTGCTAGCTTGAAACCAGGCGATGTAGTTGAGGTGAAAGG GCCCATTGAAAAGCTCAGATACTCACCCAATATGAAGAAACACATTGGCATG ATTGCAGGTGGGACAGGCATAACTCCAATGCTTCAGGTTATTGAGGCTATACTAAAGAACCCTGATGACAAGACTCAG GTGTCACTGCTTTATGCCAATGTCTCCCCTGATGATATATTGCTCAAGCAGAAGCTTGATATACTTGCTGCTAGTCATCCGAATCTTAAG GTATATTACACTGTAGACAATCCAACTAAAACTTGGAAAGGAGGTGCTGGATTCATTTCAAAGGATATGGTCACAAAAGGCTTACCTGGTCCTGCTGAAGATACTCTTATCCTT GTATGCGGTCCACCTGGTATGATGGAACACATATCAGGTGGTAAGGCTAAAGACTATTCACAAGGAGAG CTAACCGGCATACTCAAAGAACTCGGATACACTGAGCAAATGGTTTACAAATTTTGA
- the LOC105772309 gene encoding uncharacterized protein At1g15400, with the protein MEMKLQRSTTSFRRQGSSGMIWNDKFLSGDLNLMKKLNTNQGNRGSDALMTRSGSEGHNGRMSVTAASPTIDPPSPKISGCGFCGVLGKPTKKIVSNKHGVWGVDDIVDPNLHFPSVKFYPSERLLDKEIFHQ; encoded by the exons ATGGAGATGAAGTTGCAGAGGTCCACGACGTCGTTTAGGAGGCAAGGCTCGTCAGGGATGATATGGAACGACAAGTTTTTATCGGGGGATTTGAACCTAATGAAAAAGCTTAACACCAATCAAGGAAACCGAGGATCGGATGCTTTGATGACGCGCAGCGGATCCGAAGGACACAATGGACGTATGTCGGTAACTGCGGCATCCCCTACCATCGATCCTCCTTCTCCTAAGATCTCAGGATGTGGCTTTTGTGGGGTTCTTGGTAAACCTACCAAGAAAATTGTCTCAAACAAAC aTGGGGTTTGGGGAGTGGATGATATTGTGGATCCAAACCTGCATTTCCCGAGTGTCAAATTTTATCCAAGTGAACGGCTTCTCGACAAGGAGATTTTTCATCAATAG